ataattacaaacctgtgtgtgtgtgtgagtgacatgTGACTATCCTGCTCTACTTTGGCCTGTCTGTGGCAGTCCAAAGGCCACCAGGATGCCCTTGGCTTTGCCATCTCCAGGTCCCATTTATCAGCTTTACTCATTTCCAAAGTACCCAGAAGTCCAAGCAGTTTTGCCCCACACAGCACAGCAAACCACTCCCTCACGTAAAGACTTTAATTGATATCCTCTTCACATGACAACACATGGGCAGAACATTTTCACTTACATTAATCTGGAAACGGTGTTAAACAAGCATTTATCTGGGAGGTCCGCATTTCCACAGCAAACATGGATACAAAACACGCCAGTCTACACCTTTTCAGCAACACACAGATTGCACCACTTCCATCTAGCGGGGGGCAGGGCTACAGGCTGTTGGAATGCTGGAAATCTGCCTGCCACCCCTCTCTGCTGCAACTCAACGCCCCTCAAAGTCTTGCATGTTCAGAATCTCTCTGTCACCATGTTGAGGCCACTCTTAACTCCCCCAAACACTTTATTATGCAGCATTAATCTTTTACTGCCCTGGTATCCACTGTGATGCTCCTAAGTAGGAGGGAGGCAGGGGGGGTCAGCACTGAATGTGCCTGGGGCTCCTTCCAGATGAAGAAACAGCTGAGGGGGAATGCTGGTACCAGATAAGCATGAGGTAAGGGAGGAGGGAGATGGGTTtgtgagggagggggcagcTCCCAGGTGCTGTACTGTTCAGGCCATCAGGGGGGCGATCTCAGCCATTAACATCAACAGAACGTAACATCAACGTAAAGAGTAGCGGTGGGGACAGGGGGGAGTTGGTAATGCGGGGCATTCTGTGGTGCAGGACTTCACACCTCCATGCCGCTGTCTGTTTTGGGCGTCTTGGAGATCCAGAGGGTGGGCTGGGTCACACTGGTTTTGGCCCGTGGCTTGCTGCAGGGACAGAGTGACAGTGTGGTCAGGATGAGGGTCTCTGCTGGTAACCTGACGTTACTGTATGGagaagcagggtcagccatggACCACAGGGAATATGTTCAGGACTATGAAGCATAACAGACCTGCACAGTGTACATGTGGTCTCATGGCTGTGTCTGCTGCTTCGTAAAGCGAGGCCCTTGtctttcttgggggggggggttcaggcagggaggggggtgttgaacagcatccaaccAGCCTTTTGCTGTTGGCCGTGTTGCAAGCAGTGATTAAATGCACTGTCTGAAggacccctcccccatctccagGGGCAATCGAATGTATGTTAAAAAGACATCATTCCAGGCAGGCACGGtttcattaataaaataaaccacaaacagTCTGGGGGGGGAGCGGGGGATGTCCTCGTTCAGCCTGTGTGATCTGTGTACCGATCGCATTATAGTCATAAAGGGTTCTTAGGCACCGGAGTCAGTTTGGCTTGACCAGCTTGAACGTGATGTGGGAGGTGTGGGAGCGTGTGTCATGGGGATTGTCAGTGTGTGAGGAGGTGTGGGAGCGTGTGTCATGGGGATTGTCAGTGTGTGAGGAGGTGTGGCTATGTGTGTGTCATGGGGATTGTCAGTGTGTGAGGAGGTGTGGCTATGTGTGTGTCATGGGGATTGTCATTGTGTGAGGAGGTGTGGGAGCACGTGTGTCACGGGGATTGTCACTGTGTGAGGAGGTCTTTGAGTGTGTGTCACGGGGATTGTCATTGTGTGAGGAgatgtgggagtgtgtgtgtcacggggattgtcattgtgtgaggagatgtgggagtgtgtgtgtcacggggattgtcattgtgtgaggaggtgtgggagtgtgtgtgttatggaGATCGTCAGTGTGTGTGGAggtgtgggagtgtgtgtgttatggaGATCGTCAGTGCGTGTGGAggtgtgggagtgtgtgtgttatggaGATCGTCAGTGTGTGTGGAggtgtgggagtgtgtgtgtcacagGGATCGCGAGTGTGTGACGAGGTGTGTGTTACAGGAATTGTCAGTGTGTGAGGAGGAGTGCTGGTATCCCATCATCCCCGTGTCATGGCGATCGTCAATGTGTGAGGAGGTGTAGGAGTGTGTGACATGGGGCTCCGTAGGGGGAGGAGCTGTGATGGCCTGAAATTCTCACCTCTTGCTGAGCATCTGGAAACAGCAGGTGCCAGAAGCCACCAGGATGAGGAGGAGCAGTGGGATGGTGGGGATGATGACGTAAACCAGGAGGAGGCCTGAGAAGCAGGATCAAGAGGAGGAGGTCCCTGTTTACACACTCATCCACAGCATACGGCACACACAGCCCCCCAGTTCACTCACCCGAGGGGCCTGTAGCTATCACGTGAGGCGGGACTAGGGTCTCCTCCTTCACATCCGGCTCCTTGTTAGAGAGGTCTGGGCCACCAggcaaaaaagagaaaaaaagcagGCGAGTGGGAATGGTGGATGAGTCAATGCAGCTAAAACGGGATGAGTGAGTCAGTGCAGCTTATGGGGATGAGTGAGTCTGTGCATCTGAAGGggatgagtgagtgaatgagtgagtcAGTGCAGCTGGAGTAGATGAGTCAGTGCAGCTGGAGTAGATGAGTCAGTGAAGCTAAAGCCGGTGAGTCAGTGAAGCTAAAGTCAGTGAGTCAGTGAAGCAGGCAGACTGAAGTTGTCAGGGTGAGGTCCCATGACCCACCTGGCTCTGATGGTCCTGGCTTTGCTGAGAACTTCTTGTCCTGCACGTTGTCTGCAGCAGAAGCACAAGACTCTCAATGAAAGGTACCTGCCCACCCCTACCTGTGTACCATGCAGGCAGTCCCTACCTGGCTTGTACTTGCAGATGAAGTTGTGCTTCATATTGCATCGGTCATCATTCCACTGGTACAAGTATGGCCCCCCCAGGCCGCTGAGAGCATTGGGCTGGTGGTACATGACCACACAGGCCTCCCCGCCACACGACGGCTCATCGTAGTACCAGTTTCTGTAAGACAGGcacagtggtgacatcacttcctgccGGCAAACACTGCAGCACAACTACAGATAGTTCCCCGCCCACCTGAATGTAGCAGTGCTCCCGTCTGTCCAGCGGTACAGGTCTGGGCATGATGCAAAGCGCCCATGGTCCTGGGGCTCCCCTTCTGTCCGTGTCAGCCCAATCCAAAAGTCTCCATCCACTGCCCCCGGCCCTAAGGCGGACCCAGAGGAGGCGTTGCTGAGCTCCTGGAGAAGGTGCTCAATGAGCCTCTGCTCTGCTCCACTCTCCACACTCAGCAGGGTGCCCCCATCCATCTCGCATGCGCGCTGCGCCTCTATGAAGGCAACACGGCTTGTCATGTCACGGAAGTACGCAAGCTTGTAACAGGGCTCCGCCGGACCGCCGAGGCACACCGTCTGAcctggggaccaggaaaccagtCACATTATGTGCCACACACCAGTGGGAGATCAGGAACTATCACATGGACCACAAAAGGGAGTTTGGGGGCTCAAAGAGCCGGTAAAGTTGGGGAATGATAACGTGATTAATACACACGCAGTTAAAAGGCGGATAATCCCATTAGCGCACTGCCCTGACGCTACTTTAAATAATTGCCTGGCTCAGAACTGCACCATCATCACTTTGGACCGGAGCTGCCGCCGCATCTCCAAGAGACCGTTGCACTCAGCAGTTTCACTCATTCCTGCCTCTCACTCGCCTGTTTCCTTGCTTTACttcgttttttctttttcttgctCACTGCGCGTCTCTGCTCCTGTTCGCGATGGTAAAGATGAGAAGCAACCGGTAATGCAGGATATATAAATCACTTCGGATTAAATCATCCGACATGCAAGGCTGCGTGCTTTTATAGCATATAGAGCaagggtcaccaacatggtgcccgcgggcaccaggatgccctcaaggaccacatgagtcgcccacGGACCTGATCTAAGAATTGCACAACACACCAGTGagcaaaatttaattttatcctctTGCTATTATTCTTTAATCACacttgcatttatatagatttgaaaatgacaatatctaaaaaaagcatttaaaacatgtttattatacatgttTTAAGAAGATTAAGATTTAAGATGAGTGCATCAAACTGGTAGACCTTCGTATGGCTCAATACCCGTGAAGTatctctcagtttcaaaaaggtgacCCCTGATGTAGAGTAATACATTGCACTTATTTGATCCCCTGGAAATTCGGACTAAAGCGTTGCTTACACCATCAATAAATCCCTGTATCGCGATCCCCGAAACGCTAGACCATCTGCCTGTGCTTCCTGATTTACTCGTTATGCCCCTTTTGTTGCATTTCTGATGACTTCAGTCCACAGCAAAGTGACTTTAATGAGAGGGGGGATTGTAAAGAGGGCGAAAATCCGTGAAGGACTGTGTAGAAAGAGCCACCATCCCCCATGTAGAGAAGCACATGCGTAAGTTGCTGCCAAAAACGAAGTTATCGGGAGCGCTATCGGAAGTTTTCATAAACGGCAACAGCCTAAATAGTAGCCAAAAGAGTAGCCATATTCAAAAGGAACCAGGAAAACGTCCAGCTTATTATGAAGGACAGTCCTTCGACGATTTAATTAAAGAAATTCGGTTTTGTGCATTATCATCCGACTTTTTTGACTGAGACTTTATGGTATGCGGACTGTATAAAAAGTACAGACACGTATCGGGTAATTCAGTTCTTTGGAGTTATAATGATTTAAGCATCCAACCGCATACCGGCAAAACGCATGCAACAATCTTGTCTATTTCTTATAAGCctcaaattaataaaaatggcACATAAATTTCGGCATTTCGTTTCACCGTCGATAGAATACTAAAATACTAAAACATAATCAGTGCACGAAAGAATGAAAAACCAGTTATTTCTTACCATTACAGTCATTATTTATAGAGTAGTCTGtctttatataaaataatgcattttattacagTTAGTTGATATAGTGAATAATAGGAATGTTTATAAAACGAGCGTTTTACAATTAAAATCAGCAGATAAAACGTCGCTAAGAAATATTTTCCTCCTAAGAAAAACATTCCTGATAAGCGCCATCACCAAAGCACACTGTGGAAAAAAGTTTAACTCACCGCTTAAAACTCTGACGCCCTGGCATCCGACGGCCGTGATGATCAGTCCGCAAAAGGCGAGCAGGATGCTGCGGTCCCGGCGCATCTTTAGCGACTGCAGCCGCAGCAGCGGGTATTAATAAAGCGCTCAGTAATTACAGAGCGCCGCGCAGCCACTCCGCTCTCCACGCGCAGATCTGCTGCGCGTTCACGCGACCCCCCACTCCACGCACTGCCTCAAGCGCGGCACCCACACACGCCGCTTTGCGAGCCTCGTCTGCTTATAGTCTCGAGCCTGTGCCGCGAGACCTGCGGAAGTGTGCTGCAGCTGGTCCAGTAGGGCGCCACTGTAACCCCGTGGCCGCACCAGAAATTTGATTAAAGTAAAATACGCCAAACGCAAACCAATACGTAGGTCAATTATGCAAACGTTAAGTTACGTTAAAGGCTTTAAATATGCAAACATGAACCAATCAAACTAACGGAAGCAATGTATTTTCTGTGTGTTATGTTCCACCGAATTCCTGATTGGTATGATTTCTTCAGTGCTATTATTCAtccagagttttttttttttttaagtgcaaCTATAACTATGAGCCATGCAAAAGTGCTCCATGCATAAAAGACAAAGCAGTcattctgtgtatgtgtgtaggaATAGGGGGATCTCAGCTATTTGTTCAATTATGTTCCTTTGTAAATATTAAAAAGATTCATCATGTCTGGTTCACATAGACGTTACAGACCAGAGCTACTTAAAATCAGGGGGTTTTCTTTCAGAGAGTGGAAAGTGAATGCCTGTTATGTAGagaacaattgtgcaaagtgaTATTCTCAAATAAATACAGCCACATGCATCCTCAGCCAAGATGGGTAACCTGGAGGAGCTCTTGCAGGACGATTCTGTGAGATGAAAAGCAAacgcaaacccccccccaccccttcccccAGCTGATTGTGAAAGGGAGAAGAATAGGCAGTGATGATTTTCATATATTTCCCGACACAATCATCTCCACAACGGACAATTACGTTGCTGTGGACGTCCATTCTTGTTCTGATTGATTCTGTCCTCCTGTCTAGCAAGAGCCACGCCAGTTTCTGGGGCTCTAAATGGTGCCATAATATGCACAGACATAAAAACGCTATTACTTAATTTGCTGTTGCACATCGATCAGTTATCTCCGCCCGGCGAGGCCGCGGCGGTATCGGGCCACCGGCAAAAACGGCACTGAGAGATTCTATGACATGCTATCAATAAGGCTGCTGCGATATTACAGGCTCAGCATGGGGGGGCTGGCAGGAAGTGGGCAGaagctgggttgggggggggggggtcagttgAATGGTGCAGTGTGACAAAGGCCAAACTCAAGGGCCACCTTGTATAGGAGCCCAAGGTGAGCCTGAAGGGGCATGAGGATCAGGTTCAAACCCGTGCCCGGTGCCGAATCATCATGATCCTCCGTGGGGGGTGGTGTGGGATGGGAGTGTTTTTGGAGGGGCATGAGGATCAGGTCCAAACCCGCGCCCGGTGCCGAATCATCATGATCCTCCGTGAGGGGTGGTGTGGGATGGGAGTGTTTTTGGAGGGGCATGAGGATCAGGTCCAAACCCGCGCCCGGTGCCGAATCATCATGATCCTCCGTGGGGGGTGGTGTGGGATGGGAGTGTTTTTGGAGGGGCATGAGGATCAGGTCCAAACCCGCGCCCGGTGCCGAATCATCATGATCCTCCGTGGGGGGTGGTGTGGGATGGGAGTGTTTTTGCCCCATCCTCAGCGGTTATGAaggccagtgtttttttttaccgtgCATTTTGGAGGGGAAGAAGTACCGATTTCAGCAAAATGTGCTCCGCTTTGATGACTTCATTTGCTTAAAACCCTCCCCAAGGGGCACTGCAAAACGACCCCATGCTTTCTGGCAGCTGGGGTGCTCTGGGGGTAATCTGCGCTGAGTGGGTCCACAGGAGaggctgacctttgacctccccCCATGCTGCCTGAACCTGGGGTTGGTTAATCAGTCACGGTATTTCACAGAATCTCACTCATTTCTCACTCAACACACACCaggatctgtctgcagcatAGCCAGGGCATCCGAAACGTTACACATTTAAGTGTTTACATGTTGCCAATGGATGACTTACGGAGCtataaaaagggggggggggggggcacctgaggGAGGGGTGTCTGGCTGGCAGGGTCTGCTTCTCCACTGGGGGCTGGGACAGACCCCCCACCTCTAACAGACTGCTCCACAGGGGCTGATCTCCCATACCAGCCGCTGGGTCTTTCTAAAGAtaaatgcccctcccccctcactgCTCTGGGGAACTGGAAGCCCTTAACAAAGACTCATACATTAAAGCTGCTCTGGAAATATATCCAGAGACACCCATCGCAGACAGTCCTTGGTCAACAAAGTGACCCACTCTGCCAGGGTCTGGATATGATTTGCTTTCATAGGGCCCCTAATCTCCAGTAGTGCCCCTGCACTGAGCCTTTGTCCAAGTCTGCAGTCTGTCCCGTGCAGCCACTGTCCACACGAAACTCAGAGTCCCATGCACATCCCATCCTGGAAAGTGTGACTGTGGGAGAGTGTAAACACATTGTGCATAGAGCGCCCCCTGGACGCTGCAGGCTGGCATAGCAGGAGTGCTGCTCCAGACAGTTTGGCCCCGTcttagcccccctcccccccccatttcccatCAGACTGTTAGGGCGAGTGTAGGGGTGAGATCAGCTGGTGACAAGCTCCCTCTCTCATCAGACTAATGAAATCACATTCAGCACACCGGAGGGGCCCAGGACCACCAGGACCAACTGCCATCCCAGTACATACCACGCGACCAGCGGGGGCCAGCCACCGGGGGCAGCACCTCTCTGACAGGGGGCTTTCCATGGTATACATCCTATAAAAGAccataaatgtaattaaatatgaTGTTATATCACCCAGGCCTccaaatggaaaatgaatgggtgggaGGTGACGTAATGCCCTCCTACACAGCCCATAGTTTAGCGAAACAAGAAGATTTATACAGTCAGGCAAACCATGTGCAGCGGGGGTGTGACATTGCGGATTTGGGGGGATCCTGCGTCCAGGTTCGAGGCCTCGCTGAGCTGTGGATCTGACAGCCCTGATTAGCCGGCAGTGTTAGTGTGAGCTGCGATATGCAGGCAAGCCTGATAACGGAACAGGAGCCACTCTGGCAGCAGCGTAGAGCCAGCGATGAACAAAATACACTTCAAATTATTCATAAATTCATAAATAAACAGGAAATGTGTAGCCCACGTTTTGGAAGACATTTTTGATCAACCTTTATTAATGACATTATATGAGGCTATGCCTCAAGCGTAGGTCTGAGTGAACACAAATAAAATGGTTGCTTTAAGTGACACCTTCAATCAGGGCTGAGGTCAGCGGTAACGAGGAGGCCCCTGCTGTGTCTCTCTGCCACACTCCCCTGACTCTACCTTTTCTCCCCCTACCCCCCCTTCCCTGCCTCTGCCTCCCTTGCCCCCATTCtcctctctctgcctcccctCCCTGTATCTCCCCTGCCTCTACCCTCCCCATTTCTGCCCTGTACCCTCCTCTCTGCCCCCTTCCTTGCCTGCCTACCCTCTCTCTGCCCCTCTTCCATGCCTTTACccttctgtctctctgcccccACACCCTTGCCTCTACCTTctcctctctctgcccccctccaCTGCATCTACTCTCGCCCCTCTCTGCCCCACACCCCTGCCactagcccccctccccatctctaCCTTCTCCTCTCTCTGCCCCGAATCATCATGATCCTCCGTGGGGGGTGGTGTGGGATGG
The Paramormyrops kingsleyae isolate MSU_618 chromosome 4, PKINGS_0.4, whole genome shotgun sequence genome window above contains:
- the chodl gene encoding chondrolectin isoform X1; translated protein: MRRDRSILLAFCGLIITAVGCQGVRVLSGQTVCLGGPAEPCYKLAYFRDMTSRVAFIEAQRACEMDGGTLLSVESGAEQRLIEHLLQELSNASSGSALGPGAVDGDFWIGLTRTEGEPQDHGRFASCPDLYRWTDGSTATFRNWYYDEPSCGGEACVVMYHQPNALSGLGGPYLYQWNDDRCNMKHNFICKYKPDNVQDKKFSAKPGPSEPDLSNKEPDVKEETLVPPHVIATGPSGLLLVYVIIPTIPLLLLILVASGTCCFQMLSKSKPRAKTSVTQPTLWISKTPKTDSGMEV
- the chodl gene encoding chondrolectin isoform X3; the encoded protein is MTSRVAFIEAQRACEMDGGTLLSVESGAEQRLIEHLLQELSNASSGSALGPGAVDGDFWIGLTRTEGEPQDHGRFASCPDLYRWTDGSTATFRNWYYDEPSCGGEACVVMYHQPNALSGLGGPYLYQWNDDRCNMKHNFICKYKPDNVQDKKFSAKPGPSEPDLSNKEPDVKEETLVPPHVIATGPSGLLLVYVIIPTIPLLLLILVASGTCCFQMLSKSKPRAKTSVTQPTLWISKTPKTDSGMEV
- the chodl gene encoding chondrolectin isoform X2 codes for the protein MRRDRSILLAFCGLIITAVGCQGVRVLSGQTVCLGGPAEPCYKLAYFRDMTSRVAFIEAQRACEMDGGTLLSVESGAEQRLIEHLLQELSNASSGSALGPGAVDGDFWIGLTRTEGEPQDHGRFASCPDLYRWTDGSTATFRNWYYDEPSCGGEACVVMYHQPNALSGLGGPYLYQWNDDRCNMKHNFICKYKPDLSNKEPDVKEETLVPPHVIATGPSGLLLVYVIIPTIPLLLLILVASGTCCFQMLSKSKPRAKTSVTQPTLWISKTPKTDSGMEV